The following are encoded together in the Ovis canadensis isolate MfBH-ARS-UI-01 breed Bighorn chromosome 2, ARS-UI_OviCan_v2, whole genome shotgun sequence genome:
- the LOC138434712 gene encoding gamma-crystallin F-like: MGKITFYEDRGFQGRHYECSSDHSNLQPYFSRCNSIRVDSGCWMIYEQPNFQGPQYFLRRGDYPDYQQWMGLSDSVRSCRLIPHTSSHRLRIYEREDYRGQMVEITEDCSSLHERFHFSEIHSFNVLEGWWVLYEMPNYRGRQYLLRPGDYRRYHEWGAVDARVGSLRRAVDFY; this comes from the exons ATGGGGAAG ATCACCTTCTACGAGGACCGGGGCTTCCAGGGCCGCCACTATGAGTGCAGCAGCGACCACTCCAACCTGCAGCCTTACTTCAGCCGCTGCAACTCCATCCGCGTGGACAGCGGCTGCTGGATGATCTATGAGCAGCCCAACTTCCAGGGCCCCCAGTACTTCCTGCGGCGGGGCGACTACCCTGACTACCAGCAGTGGATGGGCCTCAGCGACTCGGTCCGTTCCTGCCGCCTCATCCCCCAC ACCAGTTCCCACAGGCTGAGGATCTACGAGCGAGAGGACTATCGAGGCCAGATGGTGGAGATCACGGAGGACTGCTCCTCGCTCCATGAGCGCTTCCACTTCAGTGAGATCCACTCCTTCAATGTGCTGGAGGGCTGGTGGGTCCTCTATGAGATGCCCAACTACCGGGGGCGGCAGTATCTGCTGCGGCCGGGGGATTACAGGCGCTACCACGAATGGGGGGCTGTGGATGCCCGAGTGGGCTCCTTGAGGAGGGCTGTGGATTTCTATTGA